The segment AGCCAAGTGGGGCCGCATAAAATCCTCTGTCCAATGGTTCTAAATCGCGTATGAGTTGTAAAGCTTTGTTCCTTGGTGTTCCACCCAGTGCCGGTGTAGGGTGTAGACTTTCTACAAAATCAAGTAAAGATACGTGATGGAGTGCTTCTCCTTTTACTCCAGTAAACAAATGTTGAATATGTCGCATTTTTAGCACTCTAGGTTTTTCATCAACTTCTACTTTCGCACACAACTTTTCAAAGGTATTAGATATATGTTGAACGACATATTGATGTTCTTCTGTATTCTTTTCGTCATGTAATAGCCAATGAGCTAATGTGTTTGTTTCTTCTTCGTTTTCTCCAATTCCAATAGACCCAGCTAAACAAGTTGAACGTGCCTGGCCGTTTGTTTTCAATACTAACCTTTCAGGAGTTGCACCTACAAAGCTGGATTCTCCCCAATTAAAGGAGAAAATATAACTATCTGTTTGCTCCTGTTCCAGTGATGTAATAACCATGCTATCATCTACAGGTTTTTTATAATCTAACTGTAATGTCCGTGCCAATACAACTTTCTCAAGTTCTTTATTTTGCATTCTTTTAATGGCTTCTGCTACAGAATCTTTCCATTCTATCGGAGCCACCTCGGTATTAGAAACCAATGATGGCATCTGAATGCTCATAGATACTTTTGCATTTTCAAGGACTTTATCAAGTTGATTACTAATTTTAGTGGCAATAGATATATCATCATCAGGAGTACACATAAAGGTAACCGAAACATAAGCATCATGATTGTCATCAATAGTTAATAAAAACTGTGGAACAAAAAATAGAGCGTTCGGAAAGCTAGACCAAATACCTTCCTCCCTTTTTCTAGGGTCGAATGAAAAGCCTCCAAACAATACAGGACCAGTTCCCTCTATGCTTTCCTCTCTATTGGCAATGACTCGACCTTTAAATTTGGTCCACTCTTTTTCTACATCAGCAAAGCGGCCATGACCTTCATCTGACTGGATAGAAAATATATTTCCTAGACCAACAAGATGAATCGTTTTATCGGCATTGTTCCAATAGAACCGTTCTCCTTGGAAGGCAACTTGTCCTGCTCTATAAAATGATTTAGGATCAACTAGATCATGTAATTTAATGATTTCAGACACAAAAAAAGGCTCGTTTTTTTGTTTAGCCATCTGAATAGCGTCATGAGCCTTAGCTGTAAATATGGTTGGTTGGGCAACAGCCATTTTAAATCCTCCTACATTTAAACAAACACCATTGTTAAGAGATCGTTACCTTTATTTTAAATTACTTTTTAAAAAATGTCATGTTTCGGTCCTTAAACTTCGTCCTTTACCAATAATAGAATGTTGACATGCTGGCGTACATTACCTACACTTAGTTTGTGGAATTATGTCTAAAATTACTATAGATAGAAGGGGTTGCATTATGGAAACTAATGTGGAGGCAACCACTCCAATGCAAATGAAAAATCAAGGTTTTAAAGTCTGGTGGCAACTATTGAGACCACATACATTAACAGCAGGGTTTGTTCCTGTAACAATTGGTACCGCACTTGCCCTACAGGATGGAGAGTTTAACGTTCTATTATTTCTAGCTATGTTAATCGCAAGTCTACTCATTCAGGCTGCAACCAATATGTTCAATGAGTATTACGATTATGTACGTGGGTTAGATAATGAAAACTCCGTTGGAATTGGTGGCGCAATCGTCCGTGATGGGGTAAAGCCTAAAACTGTGTTGACTATAGCACTTTCTTTCTTTGGAATCGCAACCTTACTAGGTGTCTATATTTGCATGGAAAGCAGTTGGTGGATTGCTGTCATCGGTCTTGTTTGTATGTTAATTGCTTATTTATACACAGGCGGACCGTATCCAATTGCCTATACTCCATTTGGAGAAATCGTTTCTGGTCTTTTTATGGGTCTTATTATTATTCTTCTTTCTTTCTATATCCAAACAGGAACCGTTACATTGGAAAGCATCGTTCTTTCAGTACCAATTTCTATT is part of the Bacillus carboniphilus genome and harbors:
- a CDS encoding isochorismate synthase, which encodes MAVAQPTIFTAKAHDAIQMAKQKNEPFFVSEIIKLHDLVDPKSFYRAGQVAFQGERFYWNNADKTIHLVGLGNIFSIQSDEGHGRFADVEKEWTKFKGRVIANREESIEGTGPVLFGGFSFDPRKREEGIWSSFPNALFFVPQFLLTIDDNHDAYVSVTFMCTPDDDISIATKISNQLDKVLENAKVSMSIQMPSLVSNTEVAPIEWKDSVAEAIKRMQNKELEKVVLARTLQLDYKKPVDDSMVITSLEQEQTDSYIFSFNWGESSFVGATPERLVLKTNGQARSTCLAGSIGIGENEEETNTLAHWLLHDEKNTEEHQYVVQHISNTFEKLCAKVEVDEKPRVLKMRHIQHLFTGVKGEALHHVSLLDFVESLHPTPALGGTPRNKALQLIRDLEPLDRGFYAAPLGWCDFEDNGEFVVGLRSGLIQGNIVTLFAGCGVVASSDPEKEFEETSIKFKPMLTALGGMEN
- a CDS encoding 1,4-dihydroxy-2-naphthoate polyprenyltransferase encodes the protein METNVEATTPMQMKNQGFKVWWQLLRPHTLTAGFVPVTIGTALALQDGEFNVLLFLAMLIASLLIQAATNMFNEYYDYVRGLDNENSVGIGGAIVRDGVKPKTVLTIALSFFGIATLLGVYICMESSWWIAVIGLVCMLIAYLYTGGPYPIAYTPFGEIVSGLFMGLIIILLSFYIQTGTVTLESIVLSVPISILVGAIMLSNNIRDLDGDKENGRKTVAILIGRKNAVFLLATMFTFSFAWIAGLAIMNISSYWLLLVILSAPKAYKAVTGFRGKTKPIEMMPAMKATAQTNTIFGFLLTIGIVVSTFI